A genomic segment from Legionella quinlivanii encodes:
- a CDS encoding IS4 family transposase — MEWVEDELGCVNIGDERLNKRAKTILKRLGANPSASIPESCKGWQETKAAYRFFENDLVTSKKIIKPHRQATLNRIKGHPVVLLLQDTTTLNYSGQKEREDLGPLQQDNVRGLFLHPTLAVTPNRDCLGIIDYEQWSRKPLAHRSVKERKAERCSKAIKDKESYRWVRGYKKASCLAKFMPDTQFIYIADREGDIYDIYHEANTAFAKGSADWVIRATFDRAILDENHPKKSTKLKASVKASTGVGQVTFTTSSFGSRKKREVTQTIYAKEVTLRPPREKAKEGFTPVQLTTIIATETNPPPGEKAIEWTLLTSIPIPNLEAALKVIHWYLCRWQIEIFFKILKSGCTIEKLQLSNKQRFDPCLALYLIVAWRILFMTMIGRASPSLSSECLFETIEWQTAYIMIYEKPPPHEPPTLKEMLGIIAQLGGFLGRKHDGEPGPAVIWKGLRNLYNCINAREVFTRAFGHTYG; from the coding sequence ATGGAATGGGTAGAAGATGAGCTTGGTTGCGTGAATATAGGTGATGAGCGTTTAAATAAACGAGCAAAAACGATATTAAAAAGATTGGGGGCTAATCCCAGCGCAAGTATTCCTGAAAGCTGTAAAGGTTGGCAGGAAACAAAGGCAGCATATCGGTTTTTTGAGAATGATTTAGTTACCTCAAAAAAAATTATTAAGCCCCATAGACAAGCGACGCTTAATCGAATTAAAGGCCATCCGGTAGTCTTATTACTTCAAGACACAACTACGCTGAATTATAGTGGTCAAAAAGAACGAGAAGACCTAGGTCCTCTCCAACAAGATAATGTACGGGGTTTATTTCTTCATCCCACTCTTGCGGTGACGCCTAATCGTGATTGTTTAGGGATAATTGACTATGAACAATGGTCACGAAAGCCATTGGCGCATCGAAGTGTCAAAGAGCGAAAAGCGGAGCGCTGCTCCAAAGCAATCAAGGATAAGGAAAGCTATCGTTGGGTTAGGGGGTATAAGAAAGCCTCTTGTCTTGCGAAGTTTATGCCTGATACTCAATTTATTTATATAGCGGATAGAGAAGGCGATATTTATGATATTTATCATGAAGCGAATACTGCTTTTGCAAAAGGCTCTGCAGACTGGGTGATTAGAGCCACATTTGACCGTGCTATTTTAGATGAGAATCACCCTAAAAAAAGCACTAAATTAAAAGCCAGTGTAAAAGCCTCTACAGGGGTTGGGCAAGTAACGTTTACAACCTCTTCATTTGGGAGTAGAAAAAAACGAGAAGTAACCCAAACTATTTATGCAAAAGAGGTGACTTTGCGCCCACCTCGAGAAAAAGCAAAAGAAGGTTTTACTCCCGTACAACTCACTACAATTATTGCTACAGAAACAAATCCTCCACCTGGTGAGAAAGCAATCGAATGGACTCTTTTAACAAGTATCCCTATCCCTAATTTAGAAGCTGCTTTGAAAGTAATTCATTGGTACTTGTGTCGTTGGCAGATAGAAATCTTTTTTAAAATATTGAAAAGTGGATGTACTATTGAAAAATTACAATTAAGTAATAAACAACGATTTGACCCTTGTCTTGCTCTCTATCTCATTGTCGCTTGGCGTATTTTATTCATGACCATGATTGGACGGGCTTCACCTTCCTTAAGCAGTGAGTGCCTATTTGAAACAATAGAATGGCAAACAGCCTACATTATGATTTATGAAAAACCTCCTCCGCATGAGCCACCTACCCTCAAAGAGATGCTGGGAATAATTGCTCAATTGGGCGGTTTCCTCGGACGAAAACATGATGGGGAGCCCGGCCCTGCGGTAATCTGGAAAGGCTTACGAAATCTTTATAATTGTATTAATGCGCGTGAAGTATTTACACGCGCTTTTGGCCATACTTATGGGTAA